The proteins below come from a single bacterium genomic window:
- the phrB gene encoding deoxyribodipyrimidine photo-lyase: MTHHLVWLRNDLRTLDNPALYKACEQRPQNVTAVFFITPRQWQKHNWGSNKTYFVLRNLQSLQENLQKLNIPLLIITTPLFKNIPKLILELCFKHKITSVFWNHEYEINERERDKDVQELLHQNKIETRRFHDQTILPPTTIKTQKGDFYTVFTPFKNEWYKKLEGFRPMAEYPVPKKQNLNSIKPSSVPKTLDDFLINEDIQKLWPAGEKEAHKMLNNFCDKLITNYQNNRDFPANDGTSKISPFLAVGTISAKTCFITAEKRGTQHAGVKTWINELIWRDFYRHIVCGFPRVCQNKPFKLATQKIPWENNKAKFKAWCEGKTGFPIVDAAINQLLQTGWMHNRLRMIVSMFLVKDLHVDWHWGEKFFMEHLIDGDFASNNGGWQWAASTGTDAAPYFRIFNPNTQASRFDPQNSFINKYSPALSPSPIVDHAIAREKTIQLFKKYS; encoded by the coding sequence ATGACGCACCATCTTGTTTGGTTAAGAAACGATTTACGCACACTCGATAACCCGGCACTTTATAAAGCGTGTGAGCAACGTCCTCAAAATGTTACTGCTGTTTTTTTTATCACACCCAGACAATGGCAAAAGCACAACTGGGGATCTAACAAAACCTATTTTGTTTTAAGAAATTTACAATCCCTTCAGGAAAATCTTCAAAAACTCAATATACCCTTACTTATTATAACCACGCCTCTTTTTAAAAATATTCCAAAACTTATTTTGGAACTATGTTTTAAGCATAAAATTACGTCCGTTTTTTGGAATCATGAATACGAAATTAACGAACGAGAACGCGATAAAGACGTGCAAGAACTTTTACATCAAAACAAAATAGAAACGCGCCGTTTTCACGACCAAACTATTTTACCACCTACAACTATTAAAACTCAAAAGGGAGATTTTTACACCGTATTCACACCCTTTAAAAATGAATGGTACAAAAAACTGGAAGGTTTTAGGCCAATGGCAGAATATCCTGTTCCTAAAAAACAAAATCTTAACTCTATAAAACCAAGCTCTGTTCCCAAAACCTTGGATGATTTTCTCATTAATGAAGATATTCAAAAACTGTGGCCAGCCGGTGAAAAAGAAGCCCACAAAATGTTAAATAATTTTTGTGATAAGCTCATAACCAACTATCAAAATAATAGAGACTTTCCGGCTAATGACGGCACAAGCAAAATTTCTCCTTTTCTTGCCGTGGGAACTATTTCGGCCAAAACATGTTTTATAACGGCCGAAAAAAGAGGAACACAGCATGCCGGTGTTAAAACATGGATTAACGAACTCATTTGGCGTGATTTTTACCGGCATATTGTTTGCGGATTTCCCCGTGTATGCCAAAATAAACCCTTTAAACTTGCTACGCAAAAAATTCCCTGGGAAAATAATAAAGCCAAATTTAAAGCCTGGTGCGAAGGCAAAACCGGCTTTCCTATTGTAGATGCGGCCATCAATCAACTGTTGCAAACTGGCTGGATGCATAATCGTTTGCGTATGATTGTGTCGATGTTTTTAGTAAAAGATTTACATGTAGATTGGCATTGGGGCGAAAAATTTTTTATGGAGCATTTAATAGACGGAGATTTTGCCAGTAACAACGGAGGCTGGCAGTGGGCGGCCTCTACCGGTACCGATGCGGCACCCTATTTTAGAATTTTTAACCCCAATACGCAGGCCAGCCGGTTTGATCCTCAAAATAGTTTTATTAATAAGTACAGCCCTGCGCTAAGCCCAAGCCCCATTGTAGACCACGCCATAGCCCGCGAAAAAACCATACAGCTTTTTAAGAAATATTCTTGA
- a CDS encoding DUF962 domain-containing protein codes for MSQNLNNFSEFYRFYLCEHKNKICRRWHFFGSSLVLLGLTLIIITGQWKFFPILFVLGYGPAWIGHFFYEKNKPATFKYPFYSLMSDWVMYKDILIGKVKI; via the coding sequence ATGTCTCAAAACCTAAACAATTTTAGCGAATTTTATCGTTTTTATTTGTGCGAGCATAAAAACAAAATTTGCCGGCGCTGGCATTTTTTTGGTTCTTCTCTTGTTTTACTGGGGCTTACTCTCATCATTATCACGGGTCAGTGGAAATTTTTTCCAATATTGTTTGTTTTAGGTTATGGCCCCGCCTGGATTGGCCATTTTTTTTATGAAAAAAACAAACCCGCTACTTTTAAATACCCCTTCTATAGCCTTATGAGTGATTGGGTGATGTATAAAGATATCTTGATAGGAAAAGTTAAAATTTAA
- a CDS encoding DUF3142 domain-containing protein, which translates to MKTIFTVFIFIFTLWGGLLYAMPMGQWIWTLKDRDIYVESQKKVPHLIPTIWAGTLFYKNGKITPQLSLSPSIVSTSQTVVIRLDNSLHGAFKNFSQDELNHKLADALSFILNHLHTISEIQLDYDCPIALLKKWSDLLSFLKEDLLKKKTLWITSLASHIKEPQYGELFKNKVAGHILQLFDTGEDVDAQNVLDWAEKAHIPYRIGLGAFERIEPHNKKTMHSFWFSKIHFFKTSPLFCGVWVFPSAHPWTQLLEIFYGKNYKAL; encoded by the coding sequence ATGAAAACCATTTTTACGGTTTTTATTTTTATATTTACCCTCTGGGGAGGGCTTCTCTACGCCATGCCTATGGGGCAATGGATCTGGACTTTAAAAGACCGGGATATTTATGTGGAAAGTCAAAAAAAAGTTCCACACCTCATCCCCACAATATGGGCCGGTACTTTATTTTACAAGAATGGTAAAATCACCCCTCAACTTTCTCTCTCACCCTCTATCGTTTCAACGTCACAAACAGTTGTAATCCGTTTGGATAATTCGCTGCATGGCGCCTTTAAAAATTTTTCTCAGGATGAACTCAATCACAAATTGGCTGATGCTCTATCATTTATTTTAAATCATCTTCACACCATTTCTGAAATCCAACTTGATTACGATTGCCCTATAGCTCTTCTTAAAAAATGGAGCGATCTCTTGTCCTTTTTAAAAGAGGATCTCTTAAAAAAGAAAACTCTCTGGATTACAAGCTTAGCTTCCCACATAAAAGAACCTCAGTATGGCGAACTCTTTAAAAATAAAGTGGCAGGGCATATTTTGCAATTGTTTGATACCGGCGAAGATGTAGATGCACAAAATGTACTCGATTGGGCCGAAAAAGCCCATATTCCTTACCGTATTGGGCTAGGCGCTTTTGAAAGAATTGAGCCACATAACAAGAAAACCATGCATTCTTTTTGGTTTTCAAAAATTCATTTTTTTAAAACCAGTCCCCTGTTTTGCGGCGTTTGGGTTTTTCCAAGCGCCCATCCATGGACCCAACTTTTAGAGATTTTTTATGGAAAAAATTACAAAGCTCTTTAG
- a CDS encoding cyclase family protein, with amino-acid sequence MKSIYFLFFVLWINPAWAGQTLIDLTHPFNEKTIYWPTNKGFTLHKVYAGSSARGYFYAGNTYDAPEHGGTHMDAPYHFNEHGWTVEKIPVEHLTGEACVIKVFEKNEIAAQDITDWEKLNGPLMPDCIVLFYTGWDKKWSDKKAYMGSDKAGDTEHLSFPGLSKEAAQYLASKKIKGVGLDTASLDPGMSHEFWAHRILLGANIYGLENLTGLEKLPARGVKLIVAPMKIEGGTGAPVRVLAWIKDD; translated from the coding sequence ATGAAATCAATTTATTTCCTGTTTTTTGTTTTATGGATAAACCCTGCCTGGGCCGGACAAACTCTTATAGATTTAACTCATCCTTTTAATGAAAAAACCATTTATTGGCCCACCAATAAGGGGTTTACCCTGCATAAGGTGTATGCAGGTAGTAGCGCCCGCGGTTATTTTTATGCGGGGAATACATATGATGCGCCCGAGCATGGTGGCACCCATATGGATGCGCCCTATCATTTTAATGAACATGGATGGACGGTTGAAAAAATTCCGGTAGAACACTTAACCGGCGAGGCTTGTGTGATCAAAGTGTTTGAAAAAAATGAAATCGCCGCTCAAGATATTACTGATTGGGAAAAGTTAAACGGGCCGCTTATGCCAGATTGTATTGTTTTGTTTTATACAGGCTGGGATAAAAAATGGAGTGATAAAAAGGCTTATATGGGAAGTGATAAGGCAGGAGATACCGAGCATCTTTCTTTTCCAGGTCTTTCTAAAGAAGCAGCCCAGTATCTTGCTAGTAAAAAAATAAAAGGGGTTGGGCTTGATACGGCAAGTTTAGATCCAGGCATGTCTCACGAGTTTTGGGCCCATCGTATTTTATTAGGCGCCAATATTTATGGGCTTGAAAATTTAACAGGTTTAGAAAAGTTACCTGCTCGAGGAGTTAAGCTTATTGTGGCGCCCATGAAAATTGAAGGCGGTACTGGTGCTCCTGTGCGGGTTTTAGCATGGATAAAAGATGATTAG
- the smpB gene encoding SsrA-binding protein SmpB: MSIKIITENRKARFNYQILENFEAGLVLTGSEVKSIKNGEVNLGDAYGSIRNGEIFLLQAHVNPYKQAVYTNHEPLRPRKLLLHKREIQKLIGQVSEKGLTLIPLKLYLKEGKIKVDLGVAKAKNTVDKRDTIQKRESDREIRRALKNRQK; this comes from the coding sequence ATGTCGATCAAGATTATTACCGAAAACCGCAAAGCGCGTTTTAACTACCAAATTTTAGAAAATTTTGAGGCCGGCTTAGTACTCACGGGCAGCGAAGTAAAATCTATCAAAAATGGCGAGGTGAATTTAGGCGATGCCTATGGTTCTATTAGAAATGGGGAAATTTTTTTACTTCAAGCACATGTTAACCCCTACAAACAAGCCGTGTATACTAACCACGAACCTCTGCGCCCCCGTAAATTATTGTTGCATAAGCGTGAAATTCAAAAACTGATTGGTCAGGTATCCGAAAAAGGACTTACACTCATTCCACTAAAACTGTATTTAAAAGAAGGAAAAATTAAGGTAGATTTGGGTGTTGCCAAAGCTAAAAACACGGTAGACAAGCGTGATACCATTCAAAAACGTGAGTCGGATCGCGAAATTAGAAGAGCCCTTAAAAACAGGCAAAAATGA
- a CDS encoding site-specific DNA-methyltransferase, which produces MNDIKSETSRVVHNTDAIAWLKEQGVMPGCSFIASIPDISEFSQFSLDQWKNWLKEAVRVVLNSCPDDGLALFFQTDIKYEGTWVDKSFLCQEAAGESGHQLLAHKIICRTPVNSTTFSRPAFSHLLCFSKNIRFPVSPSLPDVINGGKKVWIRGMGVEACKLACDLILRFTETKTVVHPFCGLGTMLAVANDMGLNAIGIELSRKRAERAQKLSVHDIK; this is translated from the coding sequence ATGAATGATATAAAAAGCGAGACAAGCAGGGTGGTGCATAATACCGATGCTATCGCCTGGCTTAAAGAGCAAGGTGTTATGCCAGGGTGCTCGTTTATAGCTTCTATTCCCGATATCTCCGAGTTTTCTCAATTTTCGTTAGATCAATGGAAAAACTGGCTTAAAGAAGCGGTTCGTGTGGTGCTCAATTCTTGCCCCGACGACGGACTGGCTCTTTTTTTTCAAACCGATATCAAGTATGAAGGTACCTGGGTAGATAAAAGCTTTTTGTGTCAGGAAGCAGCTGGGGAAAGCGGGCATCAACTTCTTGCTCATAAAATTATCTGTCGCACTCCGGTAAATAGCACTACGTTTAGTCGTCCGGCTTTTTCTCACCTTTTATGCTTTTCAAAAAATATTCGTTTTCCTGTAAGCCCATCTTTGCCGGATGTGATTAATGGCGGAAAAAAAGTATGGATACGCGGGATGGGAGTTGAAGCTTGTAAATTGGCATGTGATCTTATTCTTCGTTTTACAGAAACCAAAACAGTGGTGCATCCTTTTTGCGGATTAGGGACGATGCTGGCGGTAGCCAATGATATGGGGCTTAATGCCATTGGTATTGAATTAAGCCGCAAGAGAGCCGAGCGCGCTCAAAAGTTAAGCGTGCACGATATTAAATAG
- a CDS encoding glutathione S-transferase family protein gives MYRLYGFNTPNVKKVLYVLSELNVPYEFEKVDLAKGEQKGKYASKLPAGKVPVLQHDDELLFESATICRYLASVENSPLYPADKLKRARVEQWMDYFTNHLGRWLTTLFFEYGIKSFLNLGAPDDKACEEANKFIAMQAKTVDDHLAKNKFLTGNNLSIADLFAYAYVETAPIAKVDLSLYPHLKRWAGEIAQLPSVKKINAQNI, from the coding sequence ATGTATCGTCTATACGGTTTTAACACCCCCAATGTAAAAAAAGTGCTGTATGTTTTAAGTGAACTTAATGTTCCCTACGAATTTGAAAAAGTGGATTTGGCCAAGGGGGAACAAAAGGGTAAGTACGCTTCTAAACTCCCTGCCGGAAAAGTTCCGGTGTTGCAGCATGATGATGAGCTCCTGTTTGAATCGGCCACCATTTGTCGCTATTTGGCGAGTGTTGAAAACTCTCCTTTGTATCCTGCCGATAAATTGAAGCGGGCGCGCGTTGAACAATGGATGGATTACTTTACCAATCACTTGGGCCGCTGGCTGACAACCCTGTTTTTTGAATATGGCATCAAGTCCTTTTTAAATTTGGGAGCCCCCGACGATAAAGCGTGCGAAGAAGCCAATAAGTTTATTGCCATGCAGGCAAAAACTGTGGATGATCACTTGGCTAAAAATAAATTTTTAACGGGCAATAATTTGAGCATTGCCGATTTATTTGCCTATGCTTATGTAGAAACGGCTCCTATTGCTAAGGTAGATCTTTCTCTTTATCCCCATTTAAAAAGATGGGCGGGCGAAATTGCGCAATTACCCTCTGTAAAAAAAATAAACGCACAAAATATATAA
- a CDS encoding nucleotidyltransferase, translating to MGLREELVKTYELENLLISWAEPPSATEDQRCTNAVQVIKNAIDDYEPFKYKSIEVFAQGSYRNGTNVKAESDVDVCVRCMDVFFANYPQGMGDNDFGNSPATYRYSEFKNDVDRALRQYLGTNVVNRGNKAFDLHANSYRIDADVVPAFEHRRYDNFGNYISGTEIHPDNGVKIINWPHQNYENGVNKNKATGFRFKKLVRILKNVRHNMEANGMAAAKPIPSYLIECLVWNVPNDRFGNESYTDDLKNILLHLYSCTKDDAQCSEWGEINELKYLFRWQQPWTRQQAHEFVVAVWAYLGLQ from the coding sequence ATGGGACTAAGGGAAGAGCTGGTGAAAACTTACGAATTGGAAAATCTACTGATTAGCTGGGCTGAACCGCCTTCTGCCACGGAAGACCAACGCTGTACAAATGCTGTCCAAGTCATCAAAAATGCAATCGATGACTATGAGCCATTCAAATACAAAAGTATCGAGGTTTTTGCACAAGGTTCCTATCGGAACGGTACGAATGTGAAAGCTGAAAGTGACGTTGATGTTTGCGTGCGGTGCATGGATGTATTTTTTGCCAATTACCCACAAGGCATGGGTGATAATGATTTCGGCAATAGCCCAGCAACATATCGATATTCAGAATTTAAAAACGATGTAGACAGAGCACTTCGACAGTACCTAGGTACAAATGTTGTGAATCGTGGCAATAAAGCCTTTGATTTGCATGCAAACTCATATCGCATTGACGCTGATGTTGTCCCGGCGTTTGAACATCGCCGATACGACAATTTTGGAAATTATATTTCAGGAACAGAGATTCATCCGGACAATGGTGTAAAGATTATAAACTGGCCCCACCAAAATTATGAAAACGGTGTAAATAAAAATAAGGCAACAGGATTTCGTTTCAAAAAATTAGTCCGCATATTGAAAAATGTGCGACACAACATGGAAGCCAATGGCATGGCGGCAGCAAAGCCAATACCATCATATTTAATTGAATGTTTAGTCTGGAATGTGCCCAATGACAGGTTTGGGAATGAATCCTATACCGATGATTTAAAAAATATTCTTTTGCATCTTTACAGCTGTACAAAAGATGACGCCCAATGTTCTGAATGGGGCGAGATCAATGAACTAAAATATTTGTTTCGTTGGCAGCAACCATGGACAAGGCAGCAAGCCCATGAGTTTGTCGTGGCTGTCTGGGCCTATTTAGGACTTCAATGA
- the lexA gene encoding transcriptional repressor LexA codes for MKSRIEKVLTAKELELLRHLRNSIVHQGDSPSVRDLQDLMKYQSPRSVTKLLDHLQSKGIVKRRADKKLIIIKDPESHTQNASTVDVPLIGRVACGVPLLAEQNIEAMIPVSTQLARSPHTYFLLRAHGDSMNAAGINNGDIVLIKQTDCAKNGEIVVALIDSEATIKKFRKNENAIFLEPQSTDPIHKPIILHSDFRIQGIVVTSLGD; via the coding sequence ATGAAGTCAAGAATTGAAAAAGTGTTGACTGCTAAAGAGTTGGAGTTGCTTCGACACCTTAGAAATTCGATTGTCCATCAAGGTGATTCTCCCTCCGTAAGGGATCTGCAGGACCTGATGAAGTATCAATCACCACGATCAGTAACCAAGTTGCTGGATCATCTGCAGTCTAAGGGTATCGTGAAAAGAAGAGCTGACAAAAAGCTTATCATCATCAAAGACCCTGAAAGTCATACTCAAAACGCATCTACTGTAGACGTTCCATTGATTGGCCGAGTGGCTTGTGGGGTACCCCTTCTTGCAGAACAAAATATAGAAGCGATGATTCCAGTATCAACCCAATTGGCCCGGTCACCTCATACATATTTTTTGTTAAGGGCACATGGGGATTCCATGAATGCTGCGGGTATCAATAATGGTGACATTGTCCTCATCAAGCAAACAGATTGCGCTAAGAACGGAGAAATTGTGGTTGCTCTGATTGATTCCGAGGCCACCATAAAAAAGTTCAGAAAAAACGAGAACGCAATTTTCTTAGAGCCACAATCTACGGATCCAATCCACAAGCCGATTATTCTGCATAGTGATTTTCGGATTCAAGGTATTGTTGTTACTTCATTGGGGGACTAA
- a CDS encoding HEPN domain-containing protein, with amino-acid sequence MEQETMNDEIGKRLCKQVFSLWINPEIERRTKENRLPHGFKLLMAQIVMNVGQAPIVRLNDEIKATMVVRVTRNVTPDDNVYLSDFDAIEKISLTDSDPNAAHITMMLHKRRWVISFNFHYNSEKVKAHLEAAHEFLLVAHDCLLNKRFRSFYENLFSAVELTSKSWLLRMPLPTVLKSKNHKHIGNHINNHTRLGNVCENFSKLLNHLTDSRGTARYLDGEFRANEKTCEAMWKTAEQMHEFVRAPGIVNHVSHKGQKPNAGDLVPAQI; translated from the coding sequence ATGGAACAAGAAACGATGAATGATGAAATCGGCAAAAGACTTTGTAAACAGGTTTTTTCTCTGTGGATAAACCCGGAAATTGAGCGAAGAACAAAAGAGAATCGACTACCCCATGGCTTTAAACTTTTAATGGCTCAAATTGTAATGAACGTAGGACAGGCTCCAATCGTTCGACTCAATGATGAAATCAAAGCCACGATGGTAGTTCGGGTAACTCGTAACGTTACACCTGATGACAATGTTTATTTGAGTGACTTTGATGCTATTGAAAAAATAAGTCTAACTGACAGTGATCCCAATGCTGCCCATATTACCATGATGTTACATAAGCGAAGATGGGTCATCTCTTTCAATTTTCATTACAATTCGGAAAAAGTAAAAGCACATCTAGAAGCGGCGCATGAATTTTTGTTGGTAGCCCACGATTGTCTATTAAACAAACGGTTCAGATCATTTTATGAGAATTTATTTTCTGCTGTGGAACTTACTTCCAAATCCTGGCTGTTGAGAATGCCGTTGCCAACTGTTTTAAAATCCAAAAATCACAAACATATAGGGAATCACATAAACAACCATACGAGGTTGGGAAACGTCTGCGAGAATTTTAGTAAGCTGCTCAATCATCTAACGGATTCAAGAGGCACGGCTCGGTATCTTGATGGTGAATTTAGAGCAAATGAGAAGACTTGCGAAGCCATGTGGAAAACAGCAGAACAGATGCACGAATTTGTGCGGGCTCCGGGGATAGTAAACCATGTCTCGCATAAAGGTCAGAAACCAAATGCAGGAGATTTAGTTCCTGCACAAATTTGA
- a CDS encoding DNA adenine methylase: MTMMELQLFEEFKTEETVKPVNVASVPQRSPFRYPGGKTWLVPLFRRWMKSFDAQPETLIEPFVGGGIISLTTAFERLANEVIMVELDEQIASVWESILNGNADWLAKEILSFTLNHETVKTVLAQRSTSKRKLAFQTILKNRINHGGILAEGSGIIKNGENGKGIHSRWYPQTIAKRIQNIEFVSKYIRFYHADAFQVMAEYCSKPNIVYFIDPPYTAGGKRAGSRLYKYSEIDHEKLFGFCKALRGDFLMTYDNAEEVHELANRHGFQTKPIAMKNTHHAQMTELLIGRDLSWLTN, translated from the coding sequence ATGACGATGATGGAATTACAATTATTCGAAGAATTTAAAACGGAAGAAACCGTCAAACCCGTTAATGTGGCTTCGGTACCTCAAAGAAGCCCATTCCGTTACCCTGGTGGCAAGACGTGGTTAGTGCCTTTGTTCCGTCGTTGGATGAAAAGTTTTGATGCTCAACCAGAAACTCTCATTGAACCTTTTGTTGGTGGGGGGATTATTAGTTTAACTACTGCTTTTGAAAGGCTGGCTAATGAAGTCATTATGGTTGAACTAGATGAACAGATTGCGTCTGTATGGGAATCAATTCTGAATGGAAATGCGGATTGGTTAGCTAAAGAAATTCTTTCTTTTACCTTGAATCATGAAACAGTAAAAACAGTGCTGGCTCAACGTTCCACATCAAAACGTAAGCTGGCTTTTCAGACAATTTTGAAGAACCGGATTAATCATGGGGGTATTCTCGCGGAAGGATCGGGAATTATCAAAAATGGCGAGAATGGAAAAGGGATCCACTCCCGTTGGTACCCTCAAACAATTGCCAAACGAATTCAAAATATAGAATTTGTTTCAAAATATATCCGCTTTTACCATGCCGATGCCTTTCAAGTTATGGCTGAATACTGTAGCAAACCCAATATTGTTTACTTTATAGACCCACCCTACACTGCTGGAGGTAAAAGGGCTGGTTCACGACTATACAAATATAGTGAAATTGATCATGAGAAATTATTTGGGTTCTGCAAGGCACTTCGTGGAGATTTTTTGATGACCTACGATAACGCTGAAGAAGTACATGAACTGGCCAATAGACATGGTTTTCAGACAAAGCCAATTGCCATGAAGAATACACACCATGCACAAATGACCGAATTGTTGATTGGACGAGATTTAAGCTGGTTAACTAACTGA
- a CDS encoding recombinase family protein: MGKQKAVIYCRVSSDKQVREGHGLEGQEKSCRDFALSKGYQVIHVFRDEGVSGGITDRPGMQALLTFLENTTEEIVVVIDDIKRFARNVEGHFELKAAVYSRAARLESPSHRFEDTPEGKLVETVYAGVAEYERNSNRLQVVKRMKARMEMGYWVFEAPPGYKYIKDPVHGKIIAPDEPKATIIREALEGFAKGRFLSQIDVQNYLNAKRFCHRGKFRKVYLEQVKRILVRTLYAGVIERPEWGIERIQAKHQALITWAMFLKIQKKLKEQAKNPFRKDLDEDFPLRGFALCRCCQKPLTASWSKGRNRKYAFYRCNNKIGECPEANKSHRKEVIETVFEQGLKKVIPSPQILALTKEITSEIYSNRLESMTQYSCEMEKKVAIKQNEIESIIDRITKTESPTVQKALEAKVDQLETERKEALVELEKLQTRRADFGTALDRVLEFMKNPHQIWVSGDFSQKQRVQRMVFARPIVIDPETGVGTAGLSLPFRVCAESDGQRFKIGRRELNI; the protein is encoded by the coding sequence ATGGGTAAGCAAAAGGCAGTCATTTATTGTCGTGTGTCATCGGATAAACAAGTCCGCGAAGGCCATGGTTTGGAAGGGCAAGAAAAAAGCTGCCGTGATTTTGCCTTAAGTAAGGGCTATCAAGTCATCCATGTTTTTCGTGACGAAGGCGTATCAGGGGGCATCACCGATCGCCCTGGGATGCAGGCCCTTTTAACATTCTTAGAAAACACGACTGAAGAAATCGTTGTTGTCATCGATGATATCAAACGCTTTGCCCGCAATGTTGAAGGTCACTTTGAATTGAAAGCTGCTGTTTATTCACGGGCGGCACGTCTGGAAAGTCCCTCCCACCGTTTTGAAGACACCCCTGAAGGAAAACTTGTCGAAACCGTTTATGCGGGTGTCGCCGAATATGAGCGCAATTCCAATCGTCTTCAGGTGGTCAAACGCATGAAGGCCCGCATGGAAATGGGTTATTGGGTTTTTGAAGCGCCACCTGGTTACAAATACATCAAGGATCCGGTACACGGAAAAATCATCGCACCTGATGAACCCAAAGCAACGATTATCCGTGAAGCCCTTGAAGGTTTTGCAAAAGGTCGATTTTTATCTCAAATCGACGTGCAAAATTACTTGAATGCCAAAAGGTTTTGCCATCGCGGGAAATTCAGAAAGGTCTATCTTGAACAGGTCAAACGCATCTTGGTCAGAACACTTTATGCGGGTGTGATTGAACGACCAGAATGGGGCATTGAACGCATACAAGCTAAGCACCAGGCATTAATCACTTGGGCCATGTTTTTGAAAATTCAAAAGAAGCTCAAAGAACAGGCGAAAAATCCTTTCCGTAAAGATTTAGATGAAGATTTTCCCCTGCGTGGCTTTGCGCTTTGTCGCTGTTGTCAAAAGCCACTGACGGCCAGTTGGTCAAAAGGTAGAAATAGGAAATATGCTTTTTATCGCTGCAATAACAAAATAGGGGAATGCCCCGAGGCCAATAAAAGTCATCGTAAAGAAGTTATCGAAACTGTTTTTGAACAAGGTCTCAAAAAGGTGATTCCGAGTCCGCAAATCTTGGCACTGACAAAAGAGATCACTAGCGAGATCTACAGTAATCGATTGGAAAGTATGACCCAATATTCCTGTGAAATGGAAAAGAAAGTAGCCATAAAACAAAATGAAATTGAGAGCATTATTGACCGAATCACTAAAACCGAAAGTCCTACAGTTCAAAAGGCACTAGAGGCTAAAGTTGACCAACTGGAGACTGAAAGAAAAGAAGCTTTAGTTGAATTAGAAAAACTACAGACCCGCCGTGCTGATTTTGGAACCGCTTTAGATCGCGTGCTTGAATTTATGAAAAACCCTCATCAAATCTGGGTCAGCGGTGATTTTTCTCAAAAACAAAGAGTTCAAAGAATGGTTTTTGCCCGTCCGATTGTAATTGACCCTGAAACAGGCGTTGGAACCGCAGGACTCTCGCTCCCTTTCAGGGTTTGCGCCGAATCCGACGGCCAACGTTTCAAAATAGGGCGCCGGGAATTGAACATTTAA
- a CDS encoding DUF4145 domain-containing protein, whose translation MSKKEIKYTDENIECHHCGNAPIMQFIGSVEDMKIEGGIDCAPYEYGDTYETLKCPVCKEVTIRKYFWHDGYMEPGEHTVEYIHLYPSPKKIPVGLPVHISRALAAAEKVRNIDANAFGVLVRRLLELVCIDRSASGKDLKEQLKDLSSKGEIPANLVDVSHKLRILGNIGAHPSIGELSQADLPILSSLSNAVLEYVYSAPYYAQMAENAVSQKRSKLDDSKELKG comes from the coding sequence ATGTCAAAAAAAGAGATAAAATATACAGATGAGAATATTGAGTGTCATCATTGTGGAAATGCGCCTATTATGCAATTTATTGGTAGTGTAGAGGATATGAAAATAGAAGGTGGAATTGATTGCGCTCCCTATGAATACGGGGATACATATGAAACACTTAAATGCCCCGTGTGTAAGGAAGTGACCATTAGAAAATACTTTTGGCATGATGGCTATATGGAGCCGGGTGAGCATACAGTGGAATATATACACTTATATCCATCTCCCAAAAAAATTCCTGTGGGACTGCCAGTACACATAAGTCGTGCATTAGCCGCGGCAGAAAAAGTAAGAAATATTGATGCTAATGCTTTTGGTGTGCTGGTCCGACGACTACTTGAACTAGTTTGTATTGATAGAAGCGCAAGCGGAAAGGATTTAAAAGAGCAACTAAAAGATTTGTCTTCTAAAGGTGAAATACCGGCAAATCTCGTTGATGTTTCTCATAAACTGCGCATTTTAGGAAATATTGGTGCGCATCCAAGCATAGGTGAGCTTTCTCAAGCAGACTTACCTATACTTAGTTCACTATCTAATGCCGTTCTTGAATATGTGTATAGCGCTCCTTATTATGCGCAAATGGCAGAAAACGCAGTATCTCAAAAAAGAAGTAAACTTGATGATTCAAAAGAGCTAAAAGGATAA